A portion of the Streptomyces sp. NBC_01335 genome contains these proteins:
- a CDS encoding family 43 glycosylhydrolase, translating to MTSHENRTPVGRRALLAGAAGVGAAVALPAAAAQAVPAAQATPSARPVPEASGGRGRGRYPANWPGAAPYGVADTREDLWPREDNSFVLPLELRPRDEELGRVWMRDTYVNCFVVDGRPLYVATGTTRVPGLDVAGPWNDGIFVWTARDLKGPWKLADTTGIRPGAEKGKVWSPEFVEENRPGRTVVAPWQEYWYDDQFGKRGEAWAPEVHRFGGTWYIVACMGDHSKKVGSFLLVSEGGVEGPYRLIEGNLDKPFGDSFIGGPAFIAPGAYHHIDGSLYSEGDDAWLVLHNNLYAKFRDDMEDIVPATGLPAFRQTPYAPEPYLEGAYVFKYGGKYYLLQAAWDRTSVNADGTTRQGYDTAAAGRVQYQYDAVAAVSDTFEGPYSQRWTVGVGAGHNNFFEDHRGQLWATFFRNPNLGYWSNASRLGDAAVPGVVQVEWTGPQGNRLYVRRRD from the coding sequence ATGACCAGCCACGAGAACCGAACGCCCGTCGGACGCCGGGCCCTGCTGGCCGGAGCCGCCGGAGTGGGGGCGGCGGTGGCCCTGCCCGCAGCGGCCGCACAAGCCGTACCGGCCGCGCAGGCCACCCCGTCCGCCCGTCCCGTACCGGAGGCGTCCGGTGGCCGGGGGCGGGGGCGGTACCCGGCGAACTGGCCCGGTGCCGCGCCCTACGGCGTCGCCGACACCCGCGAGGACCTCTGGCCGAGGGAGGACAACTCCTTCGTGCTGCCCCTGGAGTTGCGGCCCCGCGACGAGGAGCTCGGGCGGGTGTGGATGCGCGACACCTACGTCAACTGCTTCGTCGTGGACGGCCGTCCGCTCTACGTCGCCACGGGCACCACCCGGGTGCCGGGCCTCGACGTCGCCGGGCCCTGGAACGACGGCATCTTCGTGTGGACCGCGCGCGACCTCAAGGGGCCCTGGAAGCTGGCGGACACGACCGGTATCCGCCCCGGCGCGGAGAAGGGCAAGGTGTGGTCGCCCGAGTTCGTGGAGGAGAACCGGCCCGGCCGCACGGTCGTCGCCCCCTGGCAGGAGTACTGGTACGACGACCAGTTCGGCAAGCGCGGCGAAGCCTGGGCGCCGGAGGTGCACCGCTTCGGGGGCACGTGGTACATCGTCGCCTGCATGGGCGACCACTCCAAGAAGGTCGGCTCGTTCCTGCTCGTCAGCGAGGGCGGCGTCGAGGGCCCGTACCGGCTGATCGAGGGCAACCTCGACAAGCCGTTCGGGGACTCCTTCATCGGCGGGCCCGCCTTCATCGCGCCCGGCGCCTACCACCACATCGACGGCAGCCTCTACTCCGAAGGCGACGACGCCTGGCTGGTGCTGCACAACAACCTGTACGCCAAGTTCCGTGACGACATGGAGGACATCGTCCCCGCGACGGGCCTCCCGGCGTTCCGCCAGACGCCCTACGCGCCCGAGCCGTACCTCGAAGGCGCCTACGTGTTCAAGTACGGCGGCAAGTACTACCTCCTCCAGGCCGCCTGGGACCGGACCTCGGTCAACGCCGACGGCACCACCCGCCAGGGGTACGACACCGCCGCCGCCGGACGCGTCCAGTACCAGTACGACGCCGTCGCCGCCGTCTCCGACACCTTCGAGGGGCCGTACTCGCAGCGCTGGACCGTCGGCGTCGGCGCCGGCCACAACAACTTCTTCGAGGACCACCGCGGGCAGCTGTGGGCGACCTTCTTCAGGAACCCCAACCTCGGCTACTGGTCCAACGCCTCCCGCCTCGGCGACGCCGCCGTGCCCGGGGTCGTCCAGGTGGAGTGGACCGGTCCCCAGGGCAACCGGCTGTACGTCCGGCGCCGCGACTGA